One window of Quercus robur chromosome 12, dhQueRobu3.1, whole genome shotgun sequence genomic DNA carries:
- the LOC126709408 gene encoding type I inositol polyphosphate 5-phosphatase 4-like isoform X1, with amino-acid sequence MRDGNSKKSKLSWPKTLVKKWFNIKSKAEDFHADDVVDGGGDEEWRNNYSEREACTIKKSKTERMNKRNSDRVRRGKIDLDASQVTDVNNYRLFVATWNVAGKSPPSCLSLEDWLHTSPPADIYVLGFQEIVPLNAGNVLGTEDNGPARKWLALIRKTLNSLPGTSGGCHTPSPIPDPIVELDADFEGSTRQKASSFFHRRSFQSLSRSMRLDNDMAMPQPRLDRRFSVCDRVFLGHRPSDCDLNFRYGSSDDENGPGDSPVAMHYSPVSYSGSFSMEERDRQPGHSRYCLVASKQMVGIFLTVWVKSDLRDDVRNMKVSCVGRGLMGYLGNKGSISISMSVHQTSFCFVCSHLTSGQKEGDELRRNSDVMEILRKTRFPRVHGMGDSGSPQTILEHDRIIWLGDLNYRIALSYRSAKALVEMRNWRALLENDQLRIEQRRGRVFEGWNEGRIYFPPTYKYSNNSDRYAGDDRHPKEKRRTPAWCDRILWYGRGFHQLSYVRGESKFSDHRPVYSVFLAEVESLNRSRIRKSMSCSNARIEVEELLPYPHGYTDVNFF; translated from the exons ATGAGAGATGGGAATTCCAAGAAAAGCAAG CTTTCATGGCCCAAGACATTAGTCAAGAAATGGTTCAACATCAAGAGCAAAGCTGAGGACTTTCACGCAGATGATGTGGTTGATGGAG gtgGTGATGAAGAGtggaggaataactattcagaGAGGGAAGCATGCACAATCAAGAAAAGCAAAACAG AGAGAATGAACAAAAGGAACTCTGATCGAGTCCGGCGTGGTAAGATTGACCTTGATGCTTCCCAAGTAACAGATGTGAATAATTATAG GCTTTTTGTAGCTACATGGAATGTGGCTGGAAAATCTCCTCCTAGTTGTTTGAGTCTTGAAGATTGGCTTCACACCTCTCCTCCTGCTGACATTTATGTTCTTGG GTTTCAAGAAATTGTTCCTTTGAATGCTGGCAATGTCTTAGGCACAGAAGATAATGGCCCGGCCAGAAAATGGCTAGCTCTTATTAGGAAGACCTTGAACAGTCTTCCGGGCACTAGTGGTGGATGCCACACACCTTCACCAATCCCTGATCCAATAGTGGAATTAGATGCTGACTTTGAAGGATCAACAAGGCAGAAGGCTTCATCTTTTTTCCATCGTCGATCTTTCCAATCCTTGAGCCGGAGCATGAGATTGGACAATGACATGGCAATGCCACAACCCCGACTTGATCGTCGATTTAGTGTTTGTGACAGGGTCTTTTTGGGGCACAGGCCAAGTGACTGTGACCTGAATTTCAGATATGGCTCCTCTGATGATGAGAATGGGCCAGGGGATTCACCAGTGGCAATGCATTATTCACCGGTATCCTACAGTGGTTCTTTTTCCATGGAGGAAAGAGATAGGCAGCCAGGCCATTCTAGGTACTGTTTGGTTGCCAGTAAGCAAATGGTTGGTATATTTCTAACAGTTTGGGTGAAGAGTGATCTCAGGGATGATGTTCGGAACATGAAAGTGTCTTGTGTGGGGAGGGGACTAATGGGTTATCTTGGAAACAAG GGTTCAATTTCAATTAGCATGTCTGTGCACCAAACAAGCTTTTGCTTCGTGTGTAGCCATTTGACCTCTGGCCAGAAGGAGGGCGATGAGCTAAGGAGAAACTCTGATGTCATGGAGATCCTTAGGAAGACAAGGTTTCCCAGGGTTCATGGCATGGGGGATTCAGGTTCCCCTCAAACAATTCTGGAACACGA TCGAATAATCTGGCTAGGGGATTTGAATTATCGCATTGCACTATCTTACCGTTCTGCAAAGGCTCTTGTTGAGATGCGCAATTGGAGAGCACTGTTAGAAAATGATCAG CTACGAATAGAGCAGAGGCGAGGGCGTGTTTTTGAAGGGTGGAATGAAGGAAGAATATACTTCCCTCCCACATACAAGTATTCAAACAACTCTGATAGATATGCAGGGGATGATAGGCACCCCAAGGAGAAGCGAAGAACTCCAGCATG GTGTGATCGAATATTATGGTATGGCCGAGGCTTCCATCAATTATCATATGTTCGTGGGGAGTCAAAATTCTCGGATCATAGACCAGTTTATAGTGTGTTCTTGGCAGAGGTTGAGTCTTTAAACCGTAGTAGGATCAGAAAAAGCATGAGTTGTTCCAATGCCAGGATCGAGGTTGAAGAGCTGTTGCCATACCCACACGGATACACTGATGTCAATTTCTTTTGA
- the LOC126709408 gene encoding type IV inositol polyphosphate 5-phosphatase 7-like isoform X2 gives MNKRNSDRVRRGKIDLDASQVTDVNNYRLFVATWNVAGKSPPSCLSLEDWLHTSPPADIYVLGFQEIVPLNAGNVLGTEDNGPARKWLALIRKTLNSLPGTSGGCHTPSPIPDPIVELDADFEGSTRQKASSFFHRRSFQSLSRSMRLDNDMAMPQPRLDRRFSVCDRVFLGHRPSDCDLNFRYGSSDDENGPGDSPVAMHYSPVSYSGSFSMEERDRQPGHSRYCLVASKQMVGIFLTVWVKSDLRDDVRNMKVSCVGRGLMGYLGNKGSISISMSVHQTSFCFVCSHLTSGQKEGDELRRNSDVMEILRKTRFPRVHGMGDSGSPQTILEHDRIIWLGDLNYRIALSYRSAKALVEMRNWRALLENDQLRIEQRRGRVFEGWNEGRIYFPPTYKYSNNSDRYAGDDRHPKEKRRTPAWCDRILWYGRGFHQLSYVRGESKFSDHRPVYSVFLAEVESLNRSRIRKSMSCSNARIEVEELLPYPHGYTDVNFF, from the exons ATGAACAAAAGGAACTCTGATCGAGTCCGGCGTGGTAAGATTGACCTTGATGCTTCCCAAGTAACAGATGTGAATAATTATAG GCTTTTTGTAGCTACATGGAATGTGGCTGGAAAATCTCCTCCTAGTTGTTTGAGTCTTGAAGATTGGCTTCACACCTCTCCTCCTGCTGACATTTATGTTCTTGG GTTTCAAGAAATTGTTCCTTTGAATGCTGGCAATGTCTTAGGCACAGAAGATAATGGCCCGGCCAGAAAATGGCTAGCTCTTATTAGGAAGACCTTGAACAGTCTTCCGGGCACTAGTGGTGGATGCCACACACCTTCACCAATCCCTGATCCAATAGTGGAATTAGATGCTGACTTTGAAGGATCAACAAGGCAGAAGGCTTCATCTTTTTTCCATCGTCGATCTTTCCAATCCTTGAGCCGGAGCATGAGATTGGACAATGACATGGCAATGCCACAACCCCGACTTGATCGTCGATTTAGTGTTTGTGACAGGGTCTTTTTGGGGCACAGGCCAAGTGACTGTGACCTGAATTTCAGATATGGCTCCTCTGATGATGAGAATGGGCCAGGGGATTCACCAGTGGCAATGCATTATTCACCGGTATCCTACAGTGGTTCTTTTTCCATGGAGGAAAGAGATAGGCAGCCAGGCCATTCTAGGTACTGTTTGGTTGCCAGTAAGCAAATGGTTGGTATATTTCTAACAGTTTGGGTGAAGAGTGATCTCAGGGATGATGTTCGGAACATGAAAGTGTCTTGTGTGGGGAGGGGACTAATGGGTTATCTTGGAAACAAG GGTTCAATTTCAATTAGCATGTCTGTGCACCAAACAAGCTTTTGCTTCGTGTGTAGCCATTTGACCTCTGGCCAGAAGGAGGGCGATGAGCTAAGGAGAAACTCTGATGTCATGGAGATCCTTAGGAAGACAAGGTTTCCCAGGGTTCATGGCATGGGGGATTCAGGTTCCCCTCAAACAATTCTGGAACACGA TCGAATAATCTGGCTAGGGGATTTGAATTATCGCATTGCACTATCTTACCGTTCTGCAAAGGCTCTTGTTGAGATGCGCAATTGGAGAGCACTGTTAGAAAATGATCAG CTACGAATAGAGCAGAGGCGAGGGCGTGTTTTTGAAGGGTGGAATGAAGGAAGAATATACTTCCCTCCCACATACAAGTATTCAAACAACTCTGATAGATATGCAGGGGATGATAGGCACCCCAAGGAGAAGCGAAGAACTCCAGCATG GTGTGATCGAATATTATGGTATGGCCGAGGCTTCCATCAATTATCATATGTTCGTGGGGAGTCAAAATTCTCGGATCATAGACCAGTTTATAGTGTGTTCTTGGCAGAGGTTGAGTCTTTAAACCGTAGTAGGATCAGAAAAAGCATGAGTTGTTCCAATGCCAGGATCGAGGTTGAAGAGCTGTTGCCATACCCACACGGATACACTGATGTCAATTTCTTTTGA